A genomic segment from Gossypium hirsutum isolate 1008001.06 chromosome D04, Gossypium_hirsutum_v2.1, whole genome shotgun sequence encodes:
- the LOC107898325 gene encoding flavonoid 3',5'-methyltransferase — protein sequence MNVPVDEAQFLSMLLKIMNAKKTMEIGVFTGYSLLGTALALPDDGQITAIDLDIEAYETGLPFIQKAGVEHKINFIQSDAFLVLNDLINGEEKSSFDFIFVDAQKEDYMKFHEKVMELVKIGGIIAYDNTLWLGSVAYKQDEYEKHSKMPESVWRNRDYVIQFNSFLASNPQIESSLLSIGDGLTLCRRLY from the exons ATGAACGTGCCTGTTGACGAAGCACAGTTCTTATCCATGCTTTTAAAGATCATGAATGCGAAGAAGACAATGGAAATTGGAGTTTTTACCGGTTATTCTCTTCTTGGGACCGCCCTCGCATTGCCCGATGATGGTCAG ATAACAGCAATTGATTTGGACATTGAAGCATATGAAACTGGATTGCCATTCATACAAAAAGCTGGAGTTGAGCATAAGATTAACTTCATTCAATCAGATGCCTTTCTGGTTTTGAATGACCTTATCAATGGT GAAGAAAAATCGAGCTTCGATTTCATATTTGTGGATGCCCAAAAGGAGGATTACATGAAATTTCACGAGAAAGTGATGGAATTGGTGAAAATTGGAGGAATTATAGCTTATGATAACACTTTATGGCTTGGGTCAGTCGCTTACAAACAAGACGAATACGAGAAACACAGTAAAATGCCTGAATCTGTGTGGAGAAATAGGGATTATGTGATTCAATTTAATAGCTTCTTAGCATCTAATCCTCAAATTGAGTCCTCTCTTCTTTCAATTGGTGATGGCCTAACCCTTTGTAGGCGCCTATATTAG
- the LOC107898627 gene encoding flavonoid 3',5'-methyltransferase-like: MTKKTLEIGVFTGYSLLTTALTLPEDGKGEEGSFDFVFVDAYKSDYLKFHELTLKLVKVGGIVAYDNTLWYGSVAQSEIEVVEDLIKRYRNFVVEFNSFIAADPRVESSLLSIGDGLTLCRRLY, encoded by the exons ATGACAAAAAAAACACTGGAAATTGGGGTTTTCACAGGCTATTCCCTTCTTACTACTGCCCTTACATTGCCTGAGGATGGCAAG GGTGAAGAAGGGAGCTTCGATTTCGTATTTGTAGATGCATACAAAAGCGATTACCTAAAATTCCATGAGCTGACGTTGAAATTAGTAAAAGTCGGAGGAATTGTAGCTTACGACAACACGCTATGGTACGGATCAGTTGCACAATCAGAGATAGAAGTGGTGGAGGATCTCATTAAGAGGTACCGAAATTTTGTGGTCGAATTCAATAGCTTTATCGCAGCCGATCCTCGAGTCGAGTCATCACTACTTTCCATTGGCGATGGACTCACCCTCTGCAGGCGTCTCTATTag